Proteins encoded by one window of Lutibacter sp. A64:
- a CDS encoding sensor histidine kinase, with the protein MHNLIKKTLPKLLFLFFLIHAIGQNPVSYNLLDKSDLPDTVFYDIIEDDDNNMLLSAGKGLFKYDGNTYKKIINKQQYGVAVFGLKKDSKGKVWCNNIYGQIFYVEKDSLKLFFDANKLVKGQLSPFVIRENSVRVYTSQGIFDIAKSNKNITKITDGLVVSATNNKKISYAFIVKEGIKNKKQGGVYKITGNSIEKILEIKKYNGVQSPSIYAFTDNVFVSFKNKESNLIYHINSKDNKSKLLRTPDEIKHLKIYNILEFNANYWFLTTSGVFIYSFQNNSLQFVEQIFENESIAKVEVDFNNNYWFITLDNGVLVSPNLNIKSVDLSVRKDKVISACSIENNQFVLGTNKGKLLFYEGGKLIKTLQLPGQKIIGNLFYDENKNQLLVSINASESFIVNLKINKIIDVKSKFSVAKTISKIDNENLFYGNYKEGIVYNKPYKTDSLQIIRSSRVINSVFANNHLFVSYIDGVFKYNTSNFSFEELKFNNKRLLASDLVKTDNVVWLATQHNKLLKYENDSIMQVLNLFPKVHHIKAIKADSDTLLWIATDNNLFKYHTKSNIIRAIGTQDGLDFTINKFIILKNHLVVILPNAFYILPKGNALFKNYLTSKVEIKKVIINNRDTVISSYYKLSYNHNNIRLDFNSSGYQSNKYVNYKYRVKEIDSLWKNIPLKTQFISFNSLPSGTYTVELQAKNVNSKQAVFSTPITFLIEKPLWETFWFYALVLILIIGIIWLYFKWRLKQKELQRIVEIDKILMDKKITNLRLENLRSQMNPHFIFNALNSIQDYIISNKKELASSYLVKFSRLIRMYLVFSQQNEITLQEELNALKLYLELEKIRFEEELHYIIFIDEKLDTKHIKVPSLFIQPYVENALKHGLLHKTNDRNLKVEATIIKENTLQIIVEDNGIGRAQSEKNKRPNQHKPFATQANNERVHLYKNKLKRNIVIDIIDLYNNNKPTGTKVVITMTI; encoded by the coding sequence ATGCATAATTTAATAAAAAAAACACTACCTAAACTATTATTTTTATTTTTTCTGATACATGCTATTGGTCAAAATCCAGTAAGTTATAATTTGTTGGATAAATCTGATTTACCAGATACAGTATTTTATGACATTATTGAAGATGATGATAACAACATGTTATTATCTGCAGGTAAAGGTTTGTTTAAATATGATGGAAACACATATAAAAAAATAATTAATAAGCAGCAATATGGAGTTGCAGTTTTTGGATTAAAAAAAGATAGCAAAGGAAAAGTATGGTGTAATAATATTTACGGACAAATTTTTTATGTTGAAAAAGACAGTCTAAAATTGTTTTTTGATGCTAATAAATTGGTTAAAGGACAATTATCGCCTTTTGTTATTAGAGAAAATAGTGTTAGAGTATATACCTCTCAAGGAATTTTTGATATAGCAAAATCCAACAAAAATATTACAAAAATAACCGACGGATTGGTAGTTAGTGCTACTAATAATAAAAAGATTTCATATGCATTTATTGTTAAGGAAGGAATTAAAAATAAAAAACAAGGGGGTGTATATAAAATTACTGGTAATTCAATAGAAAAAATATTAGAAATTAAAAAATATAATGGTGTTCAATCACCTAGTATTTATGCCTTTACGGATAATGTATTTGTTAGTTTTAAAAATAAAGAAAGTAATTTAATTTACCATATTAATAGTAAGGATAATAAATCAAAATTACTTAGAACACCTGATGAAATAAAGCATTTAAAAATTTATAATATTTTAGAGTTTAATGCTAATTATTGGTTTTTAACAACCTCAGGAGTGTTTATTTATTCATTTCAAAATAATTCTTTGCAATTTGTAGAGCAAATTTTCGAAAATGAGTCTATTGCTAAGGTTGAAGTAGATTTTAATAATAACTATTGGTTTATTACTCTAGATAATGGCGTACTTGTATCACCTAATTTAAATATTAAAAGTGTTGATTTAAGTGTTAGAAAAGATAAAGTAATTTCGGCTTGTAGTATAGAAAATAATCAATTTGTATTGGGAACAAATAAAGGGAAATTATTGTTTTATGAAGGGGGAAAATTGATTAAAACCCTGCAATTACCAGGTCAAAAAATTATAGGTAATTTATTTTATGATGAAAATAAAAATCAATTACTTGTAAGTATAAATGCTTCAGAGTCTTTTATTGTTAACTTAAAAATCAATAAAATAATTGATGTAAAGTCTAAGTTTTCTGTTGCTAAAACTATTTCAAAAATTGATAACGAAAATTTATTTTATGGCAACTATAAGGAGGGGATTGTTTATAATAAACCATATAAAACAGATTCATTACAAATAATTCGTTCAAGTCGTGTAATTAACTCTGTGTTTGCAAACAATCATTTGTTTGTTTCTTATATTGATGGTGTGTTTAAATACAATACTTCAAATTTTTCATTTGAAGAGTTAAAATTTAATAATAAAAGATTGTTGGCTAGTGATTTAGTTAAAACAGATAATGTTGTTTGGCTTGCTACTCAGCATAATAAATTATTAAAATATGAAAACGACTCAATAATGCAGGTTTTAAACTTGTTTCCTAAAGTACATCATATTAAAGCTATTAAAGCAGATTCAGATACACTACTTTGGATTGCAACTGATAATAATCTATTTAAATATCATACAAAATCTAATATAATTAGAGCTATAGGGACTCAAGATGGTTTAGATTTTACAATTAATAAGTTTATTATTTTAAAAAATCATTTGGTTGTGATTTTACCAAATGCTTTTTATATTTTACCTAAAGGAAATGCATTATTCAAAAATTATTTAACTTCTAAAGTTGAAATAAAAAAGGTGATAATTAATAATAGAGATACCGTAATTTCATCGTATTATAAACTGTCTTACAATCATAACAATATCAGATTAGATTTTAATTCAAGTGGTTATCAATCCAATAAATATGTTAATTATAAATATCGTGTAAAAGAAATTGATTCGCTATGGAAAAATATACCTTTAAAAACTCAATTTATAAGTTTTAATAGTCTTCCTAGCGGTACATATACAGTTGAATTACAAGCTAAGAATGTAAATTCTAAACAAGCTGTTTTTTCAACTCCAATTACTTTTTTAATTGAAAAACCATTATGGGAAACCTTTTGGTTTTATGCATTAGTTTTAATACTTATAATCGGAATTATTTGGCTTTACTTTAAATGGAGATTAAAACAAAAAGAACTACAACGTATTGTAGAAATTGATAAGATTTTAATGGATAAAAAAATAACAAATCTTAGGTTAGAGAATTTACGTTCGCAAATGAATCCTCATTTTATTTTTAATGCATTAAATTCTATACAAGATTATATAATATCTAACAAAAAAGAACTAGCTAGTTCTTATCTAGTAAAATTTAGCCGATTAATAAGAATGTATCTTGTGTTTAGTCAACAAAATGAAATAACATTGCAAGAAGAACTTAATGCGTTAAAATTGTATTTAGAATTAGAAAAAATTCGTTTTGAAGAAGAATTACATTATATTATTTTTATAGATGAAAAGTTAGATACAAAACATATAAAGGTGCCTTCTTTGTTTATACAGCCTTATGTAGAAAATGCTTTAAAACACGGTTTGTTGCATAAAACTAACGATAGAAACTTAAAAGTTGAAGCAACAATTATTAAGGAGAATACTTTGCAAATTATTGTTGAAGATAATGGAATTGGTAGAGCACAATCAGAAAAAAATAAACGACCAAATCAGCATAAACCTTTTGCTACACAAGCAAATAATGAGCGTGTTCACTTATATAAAAATAAATTAAAACGTAATATTGTTATTGATATAATTGACTTGTATAACAATAACAAACCAACGGGAACAAAAGTAGTTATAACAATGACAATCTAA